The window ACAGTGAAATGAATGGATTTGGAGCTTGTTCTGTTCAGCCACAGGGCAGTCAGACTTAATTAAcaggaaaatacaaacaatacatggggaaataataaaaaaatgcaatagCTCAGAGGTTTAGAACTTGCAAGGTAGCGAAATAACTAATTTCTTAAGAATCTGCATGAAAGACATAATTATAGCTGCAGCTTCAGCAAATCAGCTTCTAAAACATTATTCCACTGATGAAGAATCTTTCATTGTACACTTTAAATCTATTACAATCTATTTGTCTTGCTCATGTTGTCCCAATGCATTTTTGCCTGAGCCAATGACAGTTGAGTATATACTGCCATCTTGTGGTTGCCTTCAGTATGACAACTGACCTCCACCAGACTTGAAATAGTAGCCAGCTTGACAAAATTTCAGTATGCATGTCTCTTACCACTGTTAGAACTTGTTTTTAACAAATACGATGAAAGAAAAGACATGTAGACTGGATTCTGGTGGATTTGAGTTTATTAATAGTTctcaataataaaaagaaatacacaatttgtattttaaacatgGCTTAAAAGGTCCACGGACATTTCTTTTCCTACTAAACgaaatctttttttgtaaaagtgtacaaaacattttaaaaacacaacaaaaagtcTTCATCTCttattaagttaaattaatGTTTCAATTTGGAGCTCAGGCAgacacagctgttttttttaaaaaaacggGCAGTTTCCTCCGTCTTGTGTTATTGCAGCATGATGAACATGATTTGAAATGACTCGTGTGAGATGGTATGACAAAGCTACTAACCACATTAAAGTGCCAGCTATCCACTAAATTAACCATAAATTCAGCCATAATAGTGTGTTTGAAATGAAGCGGAAGGACTGAGATGATGAGGTGGATAATAAGTGGGATGAGGAAACTCAAAGCAACATTTAAATACTTTTGTAGAACAACTTTAGCAAAGACAGCATGAGTTCATGAACAGTCATTTTCTGGTCATATTGGTCTCCGAAACAGCCAATCATGCGCAGCTTTCAATGTTTGTCTCTACTCTTGTTACCAATAATTTAAACAAGGCAAACTTCTTCTCAGGAAACAATCAATCATGCAGAGAGGGGAAAATACATTGTGGTCACACAGCTGCCATTTTTATAAGTTTCTGCCACGACggcaaaaaaacaagtgaaggCAAGTGTGAGGAGCTTATTTAAAGATGTCCAGTCGTCTGTTCACAAATTCAGGCTATGGAATAGAtgctaaaacaaataaaatacaacttcAAGAGTGATGACAGATTCACTCTAACTGGTCCAATTAATCTGATTCAGACCAAAATAGTGCTGACGAGGTGCTGTGGCAGCCACATTCTGTACATCATAAACAATAGAGAGGAAGTGAAGAACAATAGGACTCTTAAAACAAGAGCATGTGGGTGACTGCTTTCCCATATAAAACGCTGACCAAGCACCAAAGTGCCATAATCCCCTAccaaagacatactgtatatacactaaaaaaaaaaaaaagttaaaaaaaacagagatgacatgagaatctaaaaaaaaaagaaataaaatattcactcaacacatcatacacacacttacttcATGCAGAACTAGTCACTTTGGAAGCTACTGGTTACCAGTCAGACACACccaagaggaagacagagatgTGATTTAGAGATGCTATGATGGATAGCGGGAGGGGgaggtgggtggtggtgggtgtAAACGGAGGCTAATATCAGGGCTGCTGTGTACAAGGAGCTGATGACAGAGGCCAAAACCTCCACCACAGCAGCCCTGCCCTAGCTCAGCCAGGGGCCTCTCCTCCACCCTCTGCACCAAAAATACCAGCTGCAGGATCATAGAGTGGGATTTATGGTTGTAAGCATCTACTACgcacccacccacacaccctCCCCATCTCCCTCTCATCTCCCTGCCCCGGAGTCAGAAGATGCTCCGTCTCTCAGCTCACCAAATGTCACTAAAGTGCTCTCTCTACTACTACGTTAAGCGCTTCATTGAGGTCagcaaaggaaaacaaaaatacacaaagaatcttttcatacatgaacgTTTGCATAGGTTTCCACTGAAACATACCACCTAAACATCATTATGGTTgtctccttaaaaaaaaaaaaacagaaaaatgataaGACAACTATGTTAACTTGCAAACTATGTCCAACAAGTGTGTCAAGCTTGAttgagaggtgtgtgtttgtatgtgtgtgtgtgtgtgtgtgtgtgtgggacatATGGGGCGTGAGAAATTTGCACAGCTGTCAAGGCAGGAgaagctcaaatggtagagacAGCTGtcttaattttgtgtgtgtgtgtgtgtacgttaAGAGTGtgagacaaggagagagagagagagagagaaagagtccatccatctgtgtgtgtggtgtgaagCTGGATCTGTCTTCAGCTCAGTACTTTGGTACTTTGGTATAATCCTCCTGGACAACACTCTTGCACAGACACATGGAGAGGATCATCCCGAGGAGCTGGAGGAAACAGAGTTGTCAAATTAGTTATCAGGAGTTGAAACTGACCAGCTAAGCACTCACTCAAACATATATCCATGccgaagaataaaaacaaagaattgagtcatttcaagtctgtcttaaaacaatacttacATATTACATGTATGTTGAAAGTACtgtagggctgaaactaacacTTAACCTCATTACAAACTACTTGAGTAATCGCTATTAAATGCCAGAAgatagcaggaaaaaaaaaaaaaatcagtttcttaAGGCCCAGGCTGAGCCCAGCTCATCAAATTTATTGTCAAATTTCTTACTTttaagacagagaaaagcagcaaatcctcaaaaTTGGAAGTTGGAATAgattgtttggcatttttgcttgaaaaaaagaCTTGAACTATTACTTGATTAACAAAATAGGTGTCCATTTTCTACTTAACAACTAATCAACTTGAATTTTTTCTGCTTGAGTTGAAAGAATTGGTTGCTGTagtcactcctcctcctctctataCTGGCCATGAAGTAATCCCTTTGTAAAATGACTCCACTGTGAAAGATGGGGAACTAAATCCACCctcctcattctgtgcaaaaatgcactGTTAaattcagctgaagctaatctAAGTTAGCCAAATCAGGTGTGTTCTTCATCCCAGACATCATGTGGAGGGTTAATTGCTGGTTTTTCATCCCAGCAACAAATCTACAGGTATCCCTGAACCACAGCTGTGTCCCATTTCCAAATTATAATTCTAAGCAGGGTTTGAATATGtggtgtgttcatactggaAAAGTTACACAATAAAgtattacaaagaaaaaaaaaactccctccCACTCCCATAATTaaatgcacaaaggaaatggTGGAGTTGTTCACAGCTGCAAAAAATTAGAAGTAATAGTCGATGGTTGGTGAAACAGCTCCAGGGTCATCTCAGAAAACAAAGTAGCTACtacatttttggaaaattcATTTACTTTCTCTTTGTGAAGTTTCACTGAAAGTAgcattttaaagtcaaagttTATTTTACGTCTGACCGTGCAAGTATtgtgtcatttcctgtcagtACAACACAGTTAAGCTTGTTGACTTCTTGTATAGTCACAGCAAAAAATGTGTACTATAAAGAtttgtatatagtgtatattgTATTTAGTTAGCATGTAGTGTGGAATTAGCAAGTTAGCACTGTCCAGGGAAACACAAGTAGGTCATTTTGTAACTTTAGAAGATACCCACGtgatttgtctaactcagactgctgaatcCTTGAAGTTTATTCAGCTGAACTAAATGGACAACAAGCTTACCGCAGTAGTCAATGTAACCGGTGTTACACAGTGTTCGGACCTACATCGATTACATGACTTGCCCATTGCCCCTACTGTCATTTTACTTGTTTCCCCTCCTCTTTATAGAAATAAAAGCCATTCAGTtaattccattttatttaattttcgcGTGTCAGTGCCCACGTTTATCAAGTACAAAATactctaatttgtaaaatactaagcATGTTGTCAATACTTAGTCAGACGACGCcacaattataaactgaaaatgtttgcagcagcagagtcacagcacagagaaacgGAGTGAGatgtctgtcctccctcctgctctctgctgtaaatacACGTAGCTGTTCGCGAGCAGCTACTCTCATGTCTCCCCGGCTCTCTAggcttgttttcagcagaaactctCTCACTCTCGCTGTGTCTCTCTCTTCGGATGACAGGCGGGTTGCTCCGGTTCTGGTTCTAAGCGGTGGTCTTCCTCTGGCTCGTCCCCGCGTCTGTGTGCGTCACAGCCTGGCTGTACACGGAGGACGACCTGCTGGTGTTCCTGAGCAGCAGCACCCTGAAGTCCGCCGTCACTAACTCGTAAGTAAGGGGAAGATCTAAACTAAAATTCTAACGTTAAATATCAAAGTAAGCGCTCTACAGATATTGAGCATCAGCAACGAATATCATATCTTGTAAAATGTCCAATGCAACCTGTGACACGAGCTTCGTCAGAGTTTATTAACCGGTGGTAAAATTTCCTCACCGTGGCATCCCTAATGGACAATgcatttttccatgttttccaATTATTgtgaattttgtcccccatcgTCCAATAAGAAGAGATGTCTTACAGCCAGtatggagagaaagaatgattacagctaCCAGTAACTCTTTCAATGTACACTGACATGTAAATGTCGTATtaaaatagacttgaaaaaatctgaacctttcctttaagaCTAGTGTGGGAGAGAGATAGATACCTCCACGACTGCCACACCGAAACAGATTCCCAGAATAACTCCGCAGTTTTCCAGGAGCCATTTCTCCACACTGGTTACACAGCCCTGAAGGGGAGAACAAGAGAGGAAGAATGAGTttaagaaagacacagaaagagaggggTTGCAGGCCAACATGcggagggagagatgaatggcTACGTGATCCCAGCCGGACATGAGCAGAGCCTTTTCAAAACACAACTGTTGGCTTTGGACTGAGTCACTGAGGGGGAAGAATAACAAGGCTTAGCTGAGCTGAGAAAAAACattgtagagagagagagagagtaaagtTTCTGAAACACGCAGACCAAACAACAGCACAGTAGAGCTTTCCTGGTGTTTGAACAAATCTCACAGCACAAACAACGTGCCTCAGCTGTTGGTATTCACTGCACTGATTAAGTGAGACCACAGTGCCACACTGAGCTGGCAGCCGGAGTTACACAACATGAGTTGAACTGACTTATGTAATGAGTAAAGGTATGAGGTCTATCAGAACAATGCAGGCTGTACTGTAGCATTGTTCACCCAGCTGAAGTAACGCCAAATAACGCTGACCACGGTCTAGACTTGGAACTGTTAGCATTCACAGATGAAATGTTCAGATGGCGTCAAGGTGAAAATATACGTTATGTTCAACTTTGTGGTACCACATAGAGATgctgtgaataaaaacagaaacatctaAACAAAGGGAATGTCTATGTATGAAAATAATCCAGGATGATCATGGGCAATTAAAATTAAAGACTCACAGCTGATTATCAACCAAATCTCTAACATTGGCAACAGAGGAAAAACCCTGCATGAACTAAGAAAAGTCCCCACTGTTAAGAAAAGTGGTTGGTTCAGCAAAATGAGGCAGACTGCAGGCTGAAGTGCAACTGCTCTGCACAGCAGTCTGAGTGAGTGACTGCAAAAATCATGAACCGAGGCCGAACAGTtgaaggaaggaaggatttTACAACCAATTGTACACTCCACACAAGAATTATGATACTCTATGACTTAAGTTTATATACAAATACTGTTGGACTCACTTTAGCCATGCCAGCATTGACAATACCAGGGTGGGGACTGAAATTAGACTATATTGGATCAATAGCTGTTGGCTGCAGTAAATTTACAACAATGATTTTCAAAAATTACATTCAACTTAGTGCAAAAACATCATTGCAGATTTGATCAGGTTTGTGTACCGTTTCATAGACAGGTGGTTCTGCGGACAGATGCTCACACAGGCCCACGGCCTTGATCTCGATGCCAGGCAGGGAATCGTTGCGACAGGAGCATGAGTAGAGGTGCTGGGAGCTGTTCTTGATCACCAAGTTCTCTGACCAGTTGCCTGGACCAGTCCATCCACAACACTTCATCTGGTCAtatgaaagagaggaagggtgTGAGAAGGATGTGAAAGGAAGGAGATAAAAGAGAACTGCTTACTTAGAGGTAAAGATATGTTTATATATCgagttttttaaatgtcaatttcTAATGCATTGATCACCACAAAGAAAATTCCAGTCACCTCCACTGTATTGGTGTGTGAGGCAGAAAACTTGAAATCTAGGCACGTAAAACTTAAACAATCTGCATGGCTAGACACACGGTATTTTGGCCCTATATAATACACTGAGTGGAACATTTGACTGATTTTGATGGGTTGAGAATTCACACCTTTCTAAAAATATATTCACTCATGCTATGTGTCAGAGTCACACCAGATAACAGCTTGACCACATTGCATCCGTGActataacactgtaaatgttgaCAGCATTTAGTAACTAGCTTAAGTAAATGGATATTCAATTTGTTGGTTACATAAGTCTTTCGTGTGATTACTATTTAAGTTATGTACAGGTTGAAGAGTCAACTCACCGTCTTCTGAACGTAGTCCCAGGTGTGCTCTGTCGTCCTGTTCTGGCCTGTGTAGTTGATTATCATGCCCTTTATGATGTTTGACATCTCATGTTTCAACTAGAAGTGAGATGAGAatagaaaagcaacaaaatgcaaatgggttaatatgtgtgtacatgtttgtctgtaaaacattaaaaccgTCAGCAGATTGTCCACACACAAATTCATGTTTGGTGCAGGGTAAAGAgaaagtgctgaaaaaaagaaaacaaacacacccacactgactttttttttctgactttctaGCAACATCTGAACTTAATGTTTCATATGGCTACACCACGGGTGGTACTGGCCTGTGAAGTTCCATGCTGGGCTGAAACATTGCACAAGCACAGCTTAGCAGGAGCATgattctgtgtttatgtgtgtaaaacCACAGAGCGCTGGCAGCTATGTATCTTAAGAGCTCTGTCAGAGATGAGCGAGAGCCTCACCCTATTCTGGGAAAGGGCACCACCCTGCCCTGTGGTAAGCCTTAAACACAGGGAGCTCATCTAGGGCTCAagagacacacatatacagtacacacatgtGCATATATACATGctggagagaaaacagctgaaagGGTGACAGCAGCCTCCACCTAACCGACGGAGTCCGACAGGGGTGAGGTTTATCAAGGGAAAGGCTTTTTAAGTGCTGGGAGGGATTGCCGTGTTCAGAGTTAAAAACCTGCCTGAAGAGCGGAGAGTgttcaaacacaacacaccCTTCACATGctgtacaaacaaacaagactgGTTCTATTATTTAAGGCTGGTTCTATTATTGGTTTGACCGCTGATTAATTAGAAGGAGGAGAACCAGGACAAGGAGAGTTCAAACTGTAGTTCAGTTTGATGATCACCTATTTCACAGTGTATGGTTAGAGATGGCCTGATGCTCCACAGGTTATAGAAGATCTTTTGCACCTGGGGCTGTGAAACCCTCGAACAAAATTTGCATGTATTATGTAATACTGGATACATTTTTTGGAATCCAcctcttttgtttatttcttctgtggttttgtcTTTCATTAGTCATGTTTCAGGTGCATCACCTATTATCGTCCTTTTTGATCAATTTGTACTATTTCTGTTGTTGTCTTTTAACTTAGGCTCCTGAGCAACGCTAATGTCTTCTTGGTTGCTGTGTTAGTTTATGTGATTTGACCCATCTTGAATTAAAAATTTTATTGCATAATTTTggtttaacttttatttaatcaggtaagTCCCACTGATGTTGGAGGAGGTAGACCTGGCCAAGACGGCAGCATAAAAAGTTGCGGACAAAACAATAGAAGATCAGGCAACAAATATAAGAATAGTAAAATGAGCACAAATAAACTCAGAATTGAGACttgttttctgacttttcttgTGTATTGATGACGAAGAAAGTTtgatttgtttggttttttttaaaaacaggctcagaaaaaagactgaaaaactTGGAGTCAACTCTGTGGAGTTAGTAAATCCACCTGTAGGGGGCTCTGTGTCATCAAAGACTTCAGTAGAAAGTGGTTTCAGTCCCTAGAGTGATAATTACTGTCTTTGAAGGCCAATGTTagacaaaccagttaaatacgTCAGCATATGACAGCAGCTTTAGCAACACTTGCTCACCGTGAATTCGtttgccctctctctctgataCAAAACTACACAAAGGGAGAACTGAGATTACAATGGAAACATCCAGTTTAAGAGCCTGCATGCCACTTCCTCTACAGTTGCCACACATCTCCTTCAGTTCACCTGCCCAAACGCACTTTCCATCAGCATCTCATGTCACATGGGTCAAAAAACAACATCCTGTCACTTGCCGCTCGACCTATGAAgctgtgtttcatcacaggaaGCTGTGGGCTCTCTAATGGGTTTAGCTGAGACTCAAACGCAGCTTGTCACAGCTGTGATGGGGGGGAAGCACAAATACCTAGTAGGCCCCAACTGTACCAATGGGATGGAGAGGACATGAGAGGTGGGTGTAAAAGggtgaaagaaaactgaaaaagacagaagagaagaagacaatttaagaaagaagggagggaaataaaaaaacaaaacaaaaaaaaacacagtatataAGGGCTGGGGTCTTACCCGATCTCTCTGGAAGTAAATGAGAACTCCAGCAGTCACCTGGGCGATGAGGATGAGCAGGAGACAGGTGAAGTACTGTGGGGGATAATTGGAAATGTCATTATAACTACATCCACAACCTCTTCAACGGGCTGACATTAGTGTAAAAACTGCAAATGATGGCATACCCCCAATAGAACAAATTTTTAGAAAGCCCACATTATgtgtataataaaaacaaaccagcAAAGAAGAACACTCCTGGGCATTTTTACCTTTCATTTTCAATTGTCTTTAATCTGTGTGGTGAGATACCACGTCTTAAGCATAATCTCTGAAAccttgtggtgtgtgtgtgtttgtggctgatgggggggggggtcctctGCCAGCTGGTTAATGTCACTGAGAGAAGTAGGTCATGGCAGTTCTTCAGTTAACCCCTAGCAGGTTTAACGCTGTAGAGGTCACACACCCATCCCCACTCTTGTTGTACCCCCTGCATCTCACTGGCTTATCCCTGTCACCCCCACCCCTCTGTAAACCCACACATGCTGCGAGCCCCAAGCAGCCCACACATAAGCAGAAATGCTTATGTGTGGGCTGCTTACTGTCAGCAGAAATCTATCATGTGCTCTTAAGCAATGCTTAAGATCTCAGGCAGGTGCATTCATACAAATGTTTCATGCTAAAAAGTAAGTGTAGCTTTTATGTTTTAGTAGTACAATAACTTAAAGTAACAAGTACAAGAAACTACTATGCTTGATTTGAGAGCTGCACTGCTGAGAATCTAAAGTATTGTTTTGGGGCATTATTATGCCTTTTTATTAGAGATTTGACAGTAGAGATGGCA is drawn from Thunnus thynnus chromosome 5, fThuThy2.1, whole genome shotgun sequence and contains these coding sequences:
- the cd82b gene encoding CD82 molecule b, whose translation is MGKGCITVTKYFLFLFNLLFFIFGALIMGFGLWVLFDNQSFIAVLQESSDTVKVTSYILIGVGSLSMAMGFFGCIGAIYEIRCLLGLYFTCLLLILIAQVTAGVLIYFQRDRLKHEMSNIIKGMIINYTGQNRTTEHTWDYVQKTMKCCGWTGPGNWSENLVIKNSSQHLYSCSCRNDSLPGIEIKAVGLCEHLSAEPPVYETGCVTSVEKWLLENCGVILGICFGVAVVELLGMILSMCLCKSVVQEDYTKVPKY